The genomic segment GGGGGAGATGGTCAGCGCGATGATCACCTCCAGGCCGTAGCCGAGCAGCGCGGGTTCCACCTCGACCCGCGGCCGGACGAGGCCGCGGCGCAGGATCGACTGGATCAGCCGGTAGGTCGTGGACTGGCTGAGGCCGAGCACCCGGCCCGCCTCCGCGGCGGTGATCCGCCCGTCCTGTTGTAATAGCGCTATCACCCGCCGCTCGTCCTCGCCGACCTTCGAGCCACCGGGGCTGTCCGATGGCGTGACGGCGTCCTCCGCTTGGGAGAGCGTGGCCACCTGGGTGTCGTCGAGCCGGTGCAGCCGCCACGAATCGGCTCTGGTCAACGCCCGCAGGACCAGTTCCGAATGTGTTCCGGCCACGCCGGGCACGCTCGGGATGCGTTCGGTCAGCAGTTCCCTTGCACGCGCGCGGTCGGTGTCGTGCACGGCGAGGTAGACGTCGGACCGGCCGGAAGTCTCCGCCACGAGCTGAGCTTCCGGGAGCTGCGCGAGTGCGTGCGCCACCTCGCCCACCGAGCCCGGTCGCGTGGTCACCCAGACGTGCCGTGGATTGCCCTCGGCCCTGGCCGCCCATTCGACCTGGCCGATCACCCGCAGGATCCGCTGTTCCTCCAGTCGGGCCAGCCTGCGCCCCACCGTGCTGGAGGACATGCCGAGCGCGTCGGCCAGTACGGCGACGGACGCCCGCGGCGCGACTTGGAGCGCGGCGACCAGGTCGAGATCGGCTTCGTTGAGCACGTCTGACTGTATCACCCAGATTGACGATCAATGTGACTGAAACCGGCGGCCTGAGGTTCGAGCTTGCACTATTCGGCCAGATACCCGTCTAATGGGCCCGCAAACCCCGGGAAGGAGACGCCGCCGATGAGCACCAGCCCAGCCAAGCCGGCTTCGAGAGTGCTGAACCTGCTGCTGCGCGCCCTCGACGGCGTCGAGCGCCTCGGCAACAAGCTGCCGCACCCGTTCTGGCTCTTCGTCATCCTGAGCGGGGTGCTGGCGCTGGCCAGCTGGGGCCTGTCCGCGGCCGGGGTGTCGGCGGTGAACCCGGCGACGGACAAGACCGTGGCCGCGAAGAACCTGCTCTCCGTCGACGGCGTGCGGATGATGGTCGAGGACGTGGTCAAGAACTACACCGCGTTCCCGCCGCTGGGCACGATCCTGGTGGTCATGCTGG from the Amycolatopsis magusensis genome contains:
- a CDS encoding Lrp/AsnC family transcriptional regulator, with the protein product MQSDVLNEADLDLVAALQVAPRASVAVLADALGMSSSTVGRRLARLEEQRILRVIGQVEWAARAEGNPRHVWVTTRPGSVGEVAHALAQLPEAQLVAETSGRSDVYLAVHDTDRARARELLTERIPSVPGVAGTHSELVLRALTRADSWRLHRLDDTQVATLSQAEDAVTPSDSPGGSKVGEDERRVIALLQQDGRITAAEAGRVLGLSQSTTYRLIQSILRRGLVRPRVEVEPALLGYGLEVIIALTISPGAIQAVAEELARHPSARYVSIVAGTTSVIHQGVFRNEDEMADFLTRDLAPLPGISALQVSVVLRMLRRYWIHREDGRFA